From one Streptomyces mobaraensis genomic stretch:
- a CDS encoding SCO6880 family protein produces MSTPHTFSGWQSERSGFMGNLSGIGFTLVAGACVVALIPLYQHSWGAALVFLPLAALLILLAFGRVLGLSADEWIVLAVRHQIAVATNRNIFLSGVFAPRTKDGEQPMDLPGVLARLHLLEAPDGLGGTLGVMHNPVDGTYTAICRVTFPGLALVDTDRQNARVRAWGAFLRSQCKEGGAITRISVHQRSLPDDGAALRSWTERHTADEAPPAAVQALGELMEGAGPTATIRETYLALTLSSSRARLAIKGAGGGQIGAAAVLVREIHAMQGSLSSAGLQVVEWLTPRGVAQAIRTSYDPEAQLALAARNTAAEDPAWSGAERGVDPELAGPAATETGWGLYRHDGAWTVTYQVRAFPRSEVYATFLQPLLRPRQNARRSLSLVYEPIGPAKARQELAREKTKRDTARKLRAKTGRAESEDERREAMTARAQDIARASGHGVVRLTCLIAVTVTSLDQLETACAELQADASDAGLEIRRVWGAQDAAFAVAALPLGQGLPDRRVGI; encoded by the coding sequence ATGTCCACACCGCACACCTTCAGCGGCTGGCAATCCGAGCGTTCGGGTTTCATGGGCAACCTCAGCGGCATCGGCTTCACCCTGGTGGCCGGCGCCTGCGTGGTCGCCCTCATCCCGCTCTACCAGCACAGCTGGGGCGCCGCCCTGGTCTTCCTCCCCCTCGCCGCGCTGCTGATCCTGCTCGCCTTCGGGCGGGTGCTGGGGCTGAGCGCGGACGAGTGGATCGTCCTCGCAGTAAGGCACCAGATCGCCGTGGCCACGAACCGCAACATCTTCCTCTCCGGCGTCTTCGCCCCCCGCACCAAGGACGGCGAACAGCCCATGGACCTGCCCGGGGTGCTGGCGCGCCTGCACCTGCTGGAAGCCCCCGACGGCCTGGGGGGCACCCTCGGCGTCATGCACAACCCGGTCGACGGCACCTACACCGCCATCTGCCGGGTCACCTTTCCCGGCCTGGCGCTGGTCGACACCGACCGGCAGAACGCCCGCGTACGCGCCTGGGGCGCCTTCCTGCGCTCCCAGTGCAAGGAGGGCGGCGCGATCACCCGGATCAGCGTCCACCAGCGCTCTCTTCCCGACGACGGCGCGGCCCTGCGGTCGTGGACGGAGCGCCACACCGCCGACGAGGCACCGCCCGCGGCCGTCCAGGCACTGGGCGAGCTGATGGAAGGCGCCGGCCCGACCGCGACGATCCGCGAGACCTACCTGGCCCTGACCCTCTCCTCCTCGCGCGCGAGGCTGGCCATCAAGGGCGCCGGCGGCGGACAGATCGGCGCAGCCGCCGTCCTGGTGCGCGAAATCCACGCGATGCAGGGCTCCCTCTCCAGCGCGGGCCTTCAGGTCGTGGAGTGGCTCACCCCCCGCGGCGTCGCCCAGGCGATCCGCACCTCCTATGACCCCGAGGCCCAACTCGCCCTCGCCGCCCGCAACACCGCGGCCGAAGACCCGGCCTGGTCGGGCGCCGAGCGCGGCGTCGACCCCGAACTCGCCGGACCGGCCGCGACCGAGACCGGCTGGGGCCTGTACCGGCACGACGGCGCCTGGACCGTCACCTACCAGGTCCGCGCCTTCCCCCGCAGCGAGGTCTACGCCACCTTCCTCCAGCCCCTGCTGCGCCCGCGGCAGAACGCCCGCCGCTCGCTCTCCCTCGTCTACGAGCCGATCGGCCCGGCCAAGGCCCGGCAGGAACTCGCCCGCGAGAAGACCAAGCGCGACACCGCCCGCAAGCTGCGCGCGAAGACCGGCCGGGCGGAGTCGGAGGACGAGCGCCGTGAGGCGATGACCGCCCGCGCCCAGGACATCGCCCGCGCGTCCGGCCACGGTGTGGTCCGCCTGACCTGTCTGATCGCCGTCACCGTGACCAGCCTCGACCAGCTGGAGACCGCCTGCGCCGAGCTCCAGGCCGACGCCTCCGACGCCGGCCTGGAGATCCGCCGGGTGTGGGGCGCGCAGGACGCCGCGTTCGCCGTCGCCGCCCTCCCGCTCGGCCAGGGCCTTCCGGACCGAAGGGTGGGCATCTGA
- a CDS encoding TraC family protein — MALFSRRRDDTSLKAATISDLFDAPAETSPAKTKVSARDLRRSRLLEDPAAAMRVAPKRGWSGPFAGRAASLAKVEVVRADTERASGIYPFLHAASLPPIGVYMGWNTLTMQAFSAHPAAWVREGLCTNPNVMITGIPGSGKSAHIKALCFRLMALGHRTLIAGDVKGEYRALCEHLGVEPVRLGPGLTGRLNPLDAGPLGHGLEKIRGPELKTRLQEIHRRRLTLLKALLELQLKRTLKPQEEECLDIAVREVTGELHGQSTLSVPTLPLVYERLKDPTDAMARELRVRGDDVQLAREQMTSLRSALGGMITGHLGGLFDQQTSIGLDWQAPIQSVDISALEQYGDETVAMVLTCVSSWAQSAIDRPGERPWIVVRDELWRQMRSGGAAMVRKIDADLRLSRATGTIQLLATHRLSDFEAVGSAGSEAVAIAKDLIASCETRIQLAQDTKPLNLTREAIGLTDAECDLIGSWGAGQRGRALWKVGRGGGSHAVQLMLSHTERKLFETDERMVI; from the coding sequence ATGGCGCTGTTCTCCCGAAGGAGGGACGACACCTCCCTCAAGGCCGCCACCATCTCCGACCTCTTCGACGCGCCCGCCGAGACGTCCCCGGCGAAGACCAAGGTCTCCGCCCGCGACCTGCGGCGCTCGCGCCTGCTGGAGGATCCGGCGGCCGCCATGCGCGTGGCCCCCAAACGCGGTTGGTCCGGACCGTTCGCCGGCCGGGCCGCGTCCCTGGCCAAGGTCGAGGTGGTGCGCGCCGACACCGAGCGGGCCAGCGGCATCTACCCCTTCCTGCACGCCGCCTCTCTGCCGCCGATCGGCGTCTACATGGGCTGGAACACCCTGACCATGCAGGCGTTCTCCGCACATCCGGCCGCCTGGGTGCGCGAGGGCCTGTGCACCAACCCCAACGTGATGATCACCGGCATCCCCGGGTCCGGGAAGTCGGCGCACATCAAGGCGTTGTGCTTCCGCCTGATGGCCCTCGGCCACCGCACCCTGATCGCCGGAGACGTCAAGGGCGAGTACCGGGCCCTGTGCGAGCACCTCGGGGTCGAACCCGTTCGCCTCGGTCCCGGCCTGACCGGCCGGCTCAACCCGCTGGACGCCGGCCCGCTCGGCCACGGCCTGGAGAAGATCAGAGGCCCGGAGTTGAAGACTCGGCTCCAAGAGATCCACCGCCGCCGTCTCACCCTGCTCAAAGCGCTGCTGGAGCTCCAGCTCAAGCGCACCCTGAAACCGCAGGAAGAGGAGTGCCTGGACATCGCCGTCCGCGAGGTCACCGGCGAACTCCACGGCCAGAGCACCCTCAGCGTGCCCACCCTCCCGCTGGTCTACGAACGGCTGAAGGACCCCACCGACGCGATGGCCCGCGAACTGCGCGTCCGCGGCGACGACGTCCAGCTCGCCCGCGAACAGATGACCTCCCTTCGCTCCGCCCTCGGCGGCATGATCACCGGCCACCTTGGCGGCCTGTTCGACCAGCAGACCAGCATTGGCCTGGACTGGCAGGCCCCCATCCAGTCCGTCGATATCTCCGCCCTGGAACAGTACGGCGACGAGACCGTCGCCATGGTCCTCACCTGTGTCTCCTCCTGGGCCCAGAGCGCCATCGACCGCCCCGGTGAACGTCCCTGGATCGTGGTCCGGGACGAGCTGTGGCGGCAGATGCGCTCCGGCGGCGCCGCCATGGTCCGCAAGATCGACGCCGACCTCCGCCTCTCCCGCGCCACCGGCACCATCCAGCTGCTGGCCACCCACCGCCTGTCCGACTTCGAAGCCGTCGGCTCAGCCGGCAGCGAGGCCGTCGCCATCGCCAAGGACCTCATCGCCTCCTGCGAAACCCGCATCCAACTCGCCCAGGACACCAAACCGCTGAACCTGACCCGCGAAGCCATCGGCCTCACCGATGCCGAATGCGACCTCATCGGCTCCTGGGGAGCCGGACAACGCGGTCGCGCTCTGTGGAAGGTCGGCCGCGGCGGCGGCTCCCACGCCGTCCAGCTCATGCTCTCCCACACCGAGCGCAAACTCTTCGAGACCGATGAGCGGATGGTGATCTGA
- a CDS encoding type IV secretory system conjugative DNA transfer family protein: MAPALILIGAAALACTLLTAPLAALLSGRGRPRWVHDDPATTAVLAIVQGPGAAYSPAPPAWLFWTLTVLLFAGVGWGTVRVLSKRGKKPAGLAGRHELAGMLPKGAAERARQLRPALAGLKRLDPDDTGNLLGNLEPNGPELRSSFEDVELDLMAPRAGKSTGIAVPRVLRARGAVLLTSNKADVYSVTKAERARAGTVWTFDPQGIAHTPREMWWDMLADAATIEGARRLAGHFVGAVNDDASKRDFWISAAQNTLTALFHAANRGKYQVTDVLAWLADPTDRTPVDLLRDAGMVALAEQLQGTIRGAVETRDGIYETARQCVACLLDPEIAAWVTRDPRLPQFRPEAHALSQDTLYLLSKDGGGSAAGVIAAVADSVLRAGVRAAERMGGRLDPPMTAVLDEAANVCRISDLPDLYSHLGSRGINVVTLLQSYRQGSRVWGEAGMDALWGAATVKLLGAGLDDADFIEKISRLVGEHDVTTVSYSKSAGTRSRSTSTRLQRVMPADRIRALPKGTALLLATGVKPALIRLRPWYEEPGADRIQAAARAEVKAMTARANGGTFPA, from the coding sequence CTGGCTCCCGCACTGATTCTCATCGGCGCCGCGGCGCTGGCCTGCACTCTGCTCACAGCACCTCTGGCAGCGCTGCTGTCCGGGCGAGGCCGGCCGAGGTGGGTGCACGACGACCCGGCCACCACGGCCGTCCTCGCCATCGTCCAGGGCCCCGGCGCGGCCTACTCGCCGGCCCCGCCCGCCTGGCTCTTCTGGACCCTGACGGTCCTGCTGTTCGCCGGTGTCGGATGGGGCACCGTGCGTGTGCTGAGCAAGCGCGGGAAGAAGCCGGCCGGTCTGGCGGGCCGGCATGAACTGGCGGGTATGTTGCCCAAGGGTGCGGCTGAACGGGCCAGGCAGCTACGGCCGGCGCTGGCCGGGCTCAAACGCCTTGACCCCGACGACACCGGCAACCTCCTGGGCAACCTGGAACCGAACGGCCCGGAGCTGCGCTCCTCCTTCGAGGACGTCGAACTCGACCTGATGGCCCCCCGGGCCGGCAAGTCGACGGGCATCGCCGTTCCCCGAGTCCTACGGGCGCGCGGGGCCGTGCTGCTCACGTCGAACAAGGCGGACGTCTACAGCGTCACCAAGGCCGAGCGGGCGCGCGCCGGCACGGTCTGGACGTTCGATCCGCAGGGCATCGCGCACACCCCCCGCGAGATGTGGTGGGACATGCTCGCCGACGCCGCCACGATCGAAGGGGCCCGCAGGCTGGCCGGCCACTTCGTGGGAGCGGTCAACGACGACGCGTCCAAGCGGGACTTCTGGATCTCCGCCGCACAGAACACGCTCACCGCGCTGTTCCACGCCGCGAACCGCGGGAAGTACCAGGTGACGGACGTTCTGGCCTGGCTGGCCGACCCGACGGATCGTACGCCCGTCGACCTGTTGCGCGACGCCGGCATGGTGGCCCTCGCGGAGCAGCTGCAGGGCACGATCAGGGGTGCGGTCGAAACGCGGGACGGCATCTACGAGACCGCCCGCCAGTGCGTGGCTTGTCTCCTGGATCCGGAGATCGCCGCCTGGGTGACCCGCGACCCCCGCCTCCCTCAGTTCCGTCCCGAGGCGCACGCGCTAAGCCAGGACACGCTCTACCTGTTGTCGAAGGACGGCGGGGGCTCGGCCGCCGGCGTCATCGCAGCGGTGGCCGACTCCGTCCTGCGTGCCGGGGTCCGGGCGGCCGAGCGGATGGGCGGGCGCCTCGATCCCCCTATGACCGCCGTACTCGACGAGGCCGCGAACGTCTGCAGGATCTCCGACCTGCCCGACCTCTACTCGCACCTCGGCTCCCGCGGCATCAACGTCGTGACCCTGCTACAGAGCTACCGGCAGGGCAGCCGGGTGTGGGGCGAGGCCGGTATGGACGCGCTGTGGGGCGCCGCAACGGTCAAACTCCTCGGCGCCGGGCTGGACGACGCCGACTTCATCGAGAAGATCTCCAGGCTCGTAGGAGAACACGACGTCACCACGGTGAGCTATTCGAAGAGCGCGGGCACGCGCTCACGCTCCACCTCCACCCGCCTCCAGCGAGTGATGCCGGCGGACCGGATCCGCGCCCTTCCCAAGGGCACCGCCCTCCTCCTTGCCACCGGTGTGAAGCCTGCCCTCATCCGGCTGCGCCCCTGGTACGAGGAGCCGGGAGCCGACCGCATCCAGGCGGCCGCCCGGGCCGAGGTGAAGGCCATGACCGCGCGGGCGAATGGAGGGACGTTTCCCGCATGA
- a CDS encoding DUF4913 domain-containing protein has product MSEFATENAYPVAPFILCLEGEEQRVAMEGLVDWVSGLLLPVYGREVTSRSPWCPQWWEHAEAIAQLHALWLAWQELTGPNGGLTGPAMWHRDYLAPTMQTLRDPDGPFVGCRAGGHRPKETPAVEQFPA; this is encoded by the coding sequence ATGAGCGAGTTCGCCACGGAGAACGCATACCCGGTCGCACCCTTCATCCTCTGTCTGGAGGGCGAGGAGCAGCGGGTGGCGATGGAAGGCCTCGTGGATTGGGTGAGCGGTCTGCTCCTCCCCGTGTATGGCAGGGAGGTCACGTCCCGCTCGCCGTGGTGCCCGCAATGGTGGGAACACGCGGAAGCGATCGCCCAGTTGCATGCCCTGTGGCTCGCCTGGCAGGAACTCACGGGTCCGAATGGAGGACTGACCGGACCGGCGATGTGGCATAGGGATTACTTGGCACCGACGATGCAGACGCTCCGCGATCCCGACGGCCCCTTCGTCGGCTGCCGGGCCGGCGGGCACCGGCCGAAGGAAACTCCTGCGGTGGAGCAGTTTCCCGCGTGA